One Pseudocalidococcus azoricus BACA0444 DNA segment encodes these proteins:
- the eno gene encoding phosphopyruvate hydratase, which produces MLDTAIVAIHGREILDSRGRPTVEAEVELACGIIGLAQVPSGASTGSFEAHELRDGDKSRYGGKGVLQAVDNIEEKILPALIDFDAADQVGLDRLMIDLDGSANKSNLGANAILAVSLAAAKACAFALDVPLYRYLGGPLANLLPVPLMNVINGGAHADNNVDIQEFMIVPAGASSFKEALRWGAEVFAALSKVLKDQGLLTGVGDEGGFAPNLSSNRAALDILMQSIELAGFKPGDEVALALDVAASEFYADGKYTYDGVTRNPIDLIDYLGELAEAYPIVSIEDGLHEDDWENWAILTEKLGRKIQLVGDDLFVTNPIRFKRGIEQHIGNSILIKLNQIGTLTETLETIDLATRNAYRSVISHRSGETEDTTIADLAVATRAGQIKTGSLCRSERVAKYNRLLRIEDDLGDNAVYAGAVGLGPR; this is translated from the coding sequence ATGTTGGATACCGCCATTGTCGCCATTCACGGCCGGGAAATTCTCGACTCCCGCGGGCGGCCGACTGTGGAAGCAGAGGTAGAGTTGGCCTGTGGCATTATTGGCCTGGCCCAAGTTCCCAGTGGAGCCTCGACTGGCAGTTTTGAAGCCCATGAACTTCGAGATGGGGACAAGTCGCGCTATGGCGGTAAAGGGGTACTCCAGGCCGTGGACAACATCGAAGAAAAAATTCTCCCGGCCCTGATTGATTTTGATGCCGCGGATCAGGTGGGCCTGGATCGGTTGATGATTGATCTGGATGGCTCGGCCAATAAATCCAATCTTGGGGCCAATGCGATTTTGGCGGTCTCGTTGGCGGCGGCGAAGGCCTGTGCGTTTGCCTTGGATGTGCCTCTATATCGCTATTTGGGTGGGCCATTGGCCAACTTGCTCCCTGTTCCCCTAATGAACGTGATTAACGGAGGAGCCCATGCCGACAACAATGTGGATATCCAAGAGTTCATGATTGTCCCGGCCGGAGCTAGTTCCTTTAAGGAGGCCTTGCGCTGGGGAGCCGAGGTGTTTGCCGCCCTGAGTAAAGTTCTCAAAGATCAAGGCCTGTTGACGGGGGTTGGCGATGAAGGCGGATTTGCCCCGAATCTTAGCTCCAATCGGGCGGCCCTGGATATTTTGATGCAGTCCATTGAGTTGGCTGGGTTTAAGCCGGGGGATGAGGTGGCTTTAGCGTTGGATGTGGCGGCCAGTGAGTTTTATGCCGATGGGAAATACACCTACGATGGCGTGACCCGCAACCCGATTGATTTAATTGACTATCTGGGTGAGCTTGCCGAGGCCTATCCGATTGTTTCGATTGAAGACGGCCTCCATGAAGATGATTGGGAAAATTGGGCAATCCTGACGGAAAAACTGGGCCGCAAAATTCAACTGGTGGGGGATGATTTATTTGTCACCAACCCAATTCGGTTTAAGCGGGGGATTGAGCAACACATTGGCAACTCAATTTTGATCAAACTCAACCAAATTGGTACCCTCACGGAAACCCTAGAAACCATTGATCTGGCGACTCGGAATGCCTATCGCTCGGTGATTAGTCATCGCTCTGGGGAAACGGAAGATACCACGATTGCAGATCTCGCTGTTGCGACTCGGGCCGGACAAATTAAGACTGGCTCTCTTTGCCGCAGTGAACGGGTGGCGAAATATAACCGCCTGCTGCGAATTGAAGATGACCTAGGGGACAATGCCGTCTATGCCGGTGCTGTTGGCCTGGGCCCGCGGTAA
- the grrM gene encoding cyclophane-forming radical SAM/SPASM peptide maturase GrrM/OscB: MLISSTELATFGPFRLVIIQPTPFCNINCDYCYLPDRQSRQILDLGLIEPIFTNLLESRFLGQHFTVCWHAGEPLAVPIEFYHQAMGQITAIQGRYPQVYCLITHALQTNGTLITPAWCELFQQYQISVGVSIDGPAFLHDAHRQTRTGLGTHGATLRGIQHLQAWNINFHTITVLTQETLRHPQALFDFFWEAGIHNIGFNVEEIEGAHGQSSLQGNTEDLYLEFMTTFWQLTKQTQGKLRVREFDRISEFLYTQKQLSRNQLCTPFAMVNIDVEGNFSTYSPELLGMTSDDYGRFILGHVQTDSFEAACFTPKFAQIYADIQAGVSACRDRCGYFAICGGGAPSNKYWEHGTFQATETLHCRYTQQLLLDVILADVEQTLGQIMRQSE; the protein is encoded by the coding sequence ATGCTTATTTCTTCAACAGAGTTGGCAACCTTTGGCCCGTTCCGACTGGTGATCATTCAACCAACGCCATTCTGTAACATTAACTGTGATTATTGTTATTTACCGGATCGGCAATCTCGCCAGATTTTAGACTTAGGTTTAATAGAGCCAATTTTTACCAATCTTCTCGAGAGTCGGTTTTTGGGACAGCACTTTACTGTCTGTTGGCACGCGGGTGAACCCTTGGCCGTTCCGATTGAGTTTTATCACCAGGCCATGGGGCAGATTACCGCAATTCAGGGCCGTTATCCTCAAGTTTATTGCCTCATTACCCATGCCCTCCAGACCAATGGCACCTTAATTACTCCGGCCTGGTGTGAGTTATTTCAGCAGTACCAAATCTCAGTTGGTGTCAGTATCGATGGCCCCGCTTTTTTACACGATGCCCACCGGCAAACCCGCACTGGCCTGGGCACCCACGGGGCAACCCTGCGCGGTATTCAGCATCTCCAGGCCTGGAACATTAACTTTCACACCATTACCGTCCTGACCCAAGAAACCTTACGCCACCCCCAGGCCCTGTTTGACTTCTTTTGGGAGGCAGGGATTCATAACATTGGGTTTAATGTTGAGGAAATTGAAGGGGCCCATGGCCAATCCAGTTTGCAGGGGAATACAGAAGATTTATATCTCGAGTTCATGACAACATTTTGGCAGTTAACTAAGCAAACCCAAGGAAAACTAAGGGTGCGGGAATTTGATCGCATTAGTGAGTTTCTCTATACCCAAAAACAACTATCCCGGAATCAACTCTGTACCCCCTTTGCGATGGTGAATATTGATGTTGAAGGTAACTTTTCCACCTATTCTCCAGAACTGCTGGGGATGACCAGTGATGACTATGGGCGGTTTATCCTCGGTCACGTTCAGACAGATTCCTTTGAGGCTGCTTGCTTCACCCCGAAGTTTGCCCAAATCTATGCCGATATCCAGGCCGGAGTCAGCGCGTGTCGCGACCGTTGTGGTTATTTTGCGATCTGTGGTGGGGGCGCGCCCAGCAATAAGTATTGGGAACACGGGACATTTCAAGCCACCGAAACCCTCCATTGCCGCTACACCCAACAATTACTCCTAGATGTAATTCTGGCGGATGTGGAACAGACCCTTGGGCAAATTATGCGCCAATCTGAATAG
- a CDS encoding esterase/lipase family protein: MSLPVVILPGYLAGADDYVPLQKSLLALGIPARIVPLRGQDWLVTIGGRPVIPILAQLAATVAQAQAESGHEQVNIIGHSAGGWIARVYLGDQPYCGQAWDGKRHVKTLVSLGTPHTSQERWTRKNLDFVNTTYPGAFYDQVQYICVAGKAIYGQNAWPLERWFTYQSYQLTCGEGQAWGDGVTPVVSAHLEGAENITLEGVLHAPRSRSRDCPNAPWYGTESVISSWVNYFT, from the coding sequence ATGTCCCTACCTGTTGTGATTTTGCCGGGCTATTTAGCAGGTGCCGATGATTATGTTCCCCTCCAAAAAAGCCTTTTGGCCTTGGGGATTCCAGCCAGGATTGTCCCCTTGCGCGGGCAGGATTGGTTAGTCACCATTGGCGGCCGGCCCGTCATCCCGATCTTGGCTCAATTGGCAGCGACAGTGGCCCAGGCCCAGGCAGAATCAGGACATGAACAGGTGAATATCATTGGCCATTCGGCGGGGGGGTGGATTGCGCGGGTCTATTTAGGGGATCAACCTTACTGTGGCCAGGCCTGGGATGGGAAACGTCATGTTAAAACCCTCGTTAGTTTAGGCACACCCCACACCAGCCAAGAACGATGGACGCGGAAAAACCTGGATTTTGTCAATACCACCTACCCCGGGGCTTTCTATGACCAAGTGCAATATATCTGTGTCGCGGGCAAGGCGATTTACGGACAGAATGCTTGGCCCCTGGAGCGTTGGTTTACCTATCAAAGCTATCAACTCACCTGTGGGGAGGGCCAGGCCTGGGGGGATGGAGTTACGCCTGTGGTTTCGGCCCATTTAGAGGGAGCAGAAAATATCACCTTAGAGGGGGTTCTCCACGCGCCCCGGAGTCGTTCCCGCGATTGTCCCAATGCCCCTTGGTATGGTACTGAGTCGGTGATTTCCAGTTGGGTGAATTACTTTACTTAA
- a CDS encoding TRC40/GET3/ArsA family transport-energizing ATPase: MRVILMTGKGGVGKTSVAAATGLRCAELGYKTLVLSTDPAHSLADSFDQELGHVPAPISPNLWGAELDALMELEDNWGAVKRYITQVLQARGLEGVQAEELAILPGMDEIFALVRMKRHYDEGLYEVLIIDSAPTGTALRLLSLPEVSGWYMRRFYKPLQRMSVALRPLVEPIFKPLVGFSLPDQAVMDAPYEFYEQIEALEKVLTDNAVTSVRLVTNPEKMVIKESLRAHAYLSLYNVATDLVVANRIIPDTVSDPFFARWKESQQQYRQEIHDNFRPLPVKEVPLFAEELCGLAALHRLKDTLYANEDPAQVYYKENTIRVIADQGEYSLELYLPGIPKEKIELNKNADELNIRIGNHRRNMVLPQGLAGMQPIGAKMDEDYLKIRFANVS, translated from the coding sequence ATGCGTGTAATTTTAATGACCGGAAAAGGTGGTGTCGGAAAAACATCTGTGGCGGCGGCAACGGGGTTACGCTGTGCAGAATTGGGCTACAAAACCCTAGTATTGAGTACGGATCCGGCCCACTCTCTGGCGGATAGTTTTGATCAGGAATTGGGCCATGTTCCAGCCCCGATCAGTCCGAATCTTTGGGGAGCGGAATTAGATGCGCTGATGGAGTTGGAAGACAATTGGGGGGCCGTCAAGCGGTACATTACCCAGGTGCTACAGGCGCGGGGACTGGAGGGAGTCCAAGCGGAAGAACTGGCAATTCTGCCCGGCATGGATGAGATTTTTGCCCTAGTCCGGATGAAACGCCATTATGACGAAGGTCTCTATGAAGTCTTGATTATTGACTCAGCCCCCACCGGAACAGCCCTGCGATTATTGAGTCTCCCAGAAGTCAGTGGTTGGTATATGCGGCGGTTCTATAAGCCCTTACAACGGATGTCGGTGGCCCTGCGCCCATTAGTAGAACCGATTTTTAAACCCCTCGTGGGCTTTTCCTTACCCGATCAAGCGGTGATGGATGCTCCCTATGAATTTTATGAGCAGATTGAAGCCCTCGAAAAAGTCTTGACGGATAATGCAGTCACGTCAGTCCGGCTCGTCACCAATCCCGAAAAAATGGTGATTAAGGAATCTTTACGGGCCCATGCTTACCTGAGCTTGTATAACGTGGCAACCGATTTAGTTGTGGCTAACCGAATTATTCCCGATACCGTCAGTGATCCCTTTTTTGCCCGTTGGAAAGAGTCACAACAACAATATCGCCAAGAAATCCATGATAATTTTCGCCCATTGCCTGTGAAAGAAGTGCCGTTGTTTGCCGAAGAATTGTGCGGGTTAGCGGCGCTCCACCGTCTCAAGGATACCCTCTATGCCAATGAAGACCCGGCCCAGGTCTATTACAAGGAAAATACGATTCGGGTGATTGCAGACCAGGGGGAATATAGTCTGGAGCTTTATTTGCCGGGGATTCCTAAGGAAAAAATTGAACTGAACAAAAATGCAGATGAGTTAAATATTCGGATTGGGAATCATCGCCGGAATATGGTTCTCCCCCAGGGGTTGGCCGGAATGCAGCCCATCGGAGCCAAAATGGACGAAGATTATTTGAAAATTCGCTTTGCTAACGTCTCCTAA
- a CDS encoding peroxiredoxin: MALTVGTPAPAFTTKDTQGHTVSLSDFAGKTVILYFYPKDDTPGCTKEACSFRDNYSAYQGKDIVVLGVSGDDEASHQKFTEKFNLPFPLLADVNKSIMTAYDVDGGGYAKRVTYVIDSTGTISHVYTSVKTDTHATDILKDLGY, encoded by the coding sequence ATGGCATTAACCGTTGGGACTCCTGCCCCGGCCTTCACAACCAAAGATACTCAGGGTCATACCGTCTCCTTAAGCGACTTTGCCGGTAAAACGGTAATTCTTTATTTCTATCCCAAGGATGATACGCCAGGCTGCACCAAAGAGGCCTGTAGTTTTCGGGATAATTACTCTGCCTATCAGGGTAAAGATATTGTCGTCTTGGGGGTCAGTGGTGACGATGAGGCTTCCCATCAAAAATTCACGGAAAAGTTTAACCTTCCCTTTCCCTTACTAGCCGATGTTAACAAGTCCATCATGACGGCCTATGACGTGGATGGCGGCGGCTATGCCAAGCGAGTTACCTATGTCATTGACAGCACGGGTACTATTAGCCATGTTTATACCAGCGTCAAGACCGATACCCACGCCACGGATATTCTCAAGGACTTGGGATACTAG
- a CDS encoding DUF3172 domain-containing protein, which produces MPRRPPPRNVPPRPARSAASTSPMNSTTLAVLGGVFILGIGVGVAFSKTTTLAPENVASTQFIDQSAPNPELCVQYGASAIVVDSRVFVTFNPFNVFVSQPVMQPGCVVRANNIGLLEQRKLITGDQLRECRQRLNTFGFTGSIENSPKINCLYQSNADQNLFLGMPGLGNNPSETNNF; this is translated from the coding sequence ATGCCCCGTCGTCCCCCCCCCCGCAACGTCCCCCCTCGCCCCGCCCGTTCTGCGGCTTCCACATCTCCAATGAATTCCACCACCTTAGCGGTATTGGGAGGCGTGTTTATTTTGGGAATTGGCGTTGGCGTTGCCTTTAGTAAAACCACCACATTGGCCCCGGAAAATGTCGCCTCGACCCAGTTCATTGACCAAAGTGCCCCTAATCCTGAACTCTGTGTCCAATATGGAGCCAGTGCCATCGTGGTAGATTCGCGGGTGTTTGTTACCTTCAATCCCTTTAATGTCTTTGTCTCTCAACCTGTGATGCAACCGGGCTGTGTAGTGCGGGCCAATAATATTGGCTTACTAGAGCAGCGGAAACTGATTACGGGGGATCAACTGCGAGAATGTCGGCAACGGTTGAATACCTTTGGATTTACTGGCTCCATTGAAAACTCCCCCAAAATTAACTGCCTCTATCAAAGCAATGCTGATCAAAATTTGTTTTTGGGAATGCCAGGCCTGGGGAATAACCCATCTGAAACCAATAACTTTTAG
- the trpS gene encoding tryptophan--tRNA ligase, protein MTSKQRVLSGVQPTGSLHLGNYLGAIHNWVAGQANYENYFCVVDLHAITVPHDPKTLAENTLKVAALYLACGIDLAHAKIFVQSHVSAHAELTWLLNCITPLNWLEDMIQFKEKAIKQGENVCAGLLDYPVLMAADILLYQADLVPVGEDQKQHLELTRDIAVRVNYLFGSEAKPVLKLPQPLIRTEGARVMSLTDGTKKMSKSDPSELSRINLLDSPDEIRKKIKRCKTDPQRGLVFDDPERPECNNLLGLYMVLTNQTKAAVAAECGEMGWGQFKPLLTDAIIAALNPIQARYQEIMSDKNYLAQVLREGQTQAEKVAQETLNQVRNAMGFCPTF, encoded by the coding sequence ATGACCAGCAAACAACGGGTTCTTTCAGGGGTTCAACCAACAGGAAGTTTACATTTAGGGAACTATTTAGGGGCGATTCACAATTGGGTGGCTGGCCAGGCCAACTATGAAAACTACTTTTGTGTGGTAGATTTACACGCCATTACCGTCCCCCATGATCCCAAAACCCTGGCTGAAAATACCCTCAAGGTGGCGGCTCTCTACCTGGCCTGTGGCATTGATTTGGCCCACGCAAAGATATTTGTCCAATCCCATGTTTCGGCCCATGCGGAACTGACCTGGCTGCTGAACTGCATTACGCCCCTGAATTGGCTCGAAGATATGATCCAGTTCAAGGAAAAAGCCATTAAGCAGGGGGAAAATGTTTGCGCTGGGTTATTGGATTATCCGGTGTTGATGGCTGCGGATATTTTGCTTTACCAGGCCGACCTTGTGCCCGTGGGCGAGGATCAAAAACAACACTTGGAGTTAACCCGTGATATTGCCGTGCGTGTCAATTATTTGTTTGGGTCTGAGGCAAAACCAGTCCTCAAACTCCCCCAACCCTTAATTCGGACAGAAGGAGCTAGGGTGATGAGCTTAACCGATGGGACTAAAAAAATGTCCAAGTCCGATCCCTCGGAACTCAGCCGGATTAACCTCCTCGATAGTCCTGATGAAATTCGGAAGAAAATTAAACGCTGTAAAACCGATCCCCAGCGGGGCCTGGTCTTTGATGATCCAGAACGGCCGGAATGCAACAATTTGTTAGGGCTTTATATGGTACTCACAAATCAAACTAAGGCGGCCGTGGCGGCGGAATGTGGCGAAATGGGCTGGGGGCAGTTCAAACCCTTACTCACCGATGCAATCATTGCCGCGCTCAACCCAATCCAGGCCAGGTATCAAGAAATCATGTCCGATAAAAATTATTTAGCCCAGGTGCTTCGAGAGGGCCAAACCCAAGCTGAAAAAGTAGCCCAAGAAACGCTCAATCAAGTGCGGAATGCGATGGGATTTTGTCCAACGTTTTAG
- the nth gene encoding endonuclease III, which yields MAITRKLSANQQRALELLIRLQRLYPDATCSLNYETVLQLLVATILSAQCTDERVNQVTPALFARFPDAQALASADIREIEALIRSTGFYRNKAKHIQGACERIVTVYGGEVPKVMEDLLTLPGVARKTANVVLAHGYGINMGVTVDTHVKRLSQRLGLTKATEPIKIERDLMRLLPQPDWENWSIRLIYHGRAICNARKPLCEQCDLADLCPTAPKPQPPRFEPPPPGPNPRKITDDS from the coding sequence ATGGCCATTACACGCAAACTCTCAGCCAATCAACAACGGGCCCTCGAACTCCTGATTCGCCTGCAGCGTTTGTATCCTGATGCCACCTGTAGCCTGAACTATGAAACGGTTCTCCAGTTACTCGTGGCAACAATCCTCTCTGCCCAATGTACTGATGAACGGGTCAATCAAGTTACCCCAGCCTTGTTTGCCCGCTTTCCCGATGCCCAGGCCTTGGCTAGTGCTGATATTAGGGAAATTGAAGCCTTAATTCGCTCTACAGGTTTTTATCGCAACAAAGCCAAGCACATCCAAGGGGCCTGTGAGCGGATTGTTACGGTCTATGGCGGCGAAGTCCCCAAAGTTATGGAAGACCTCTTGACTCTGCCTGGGGTGGCCCGCAAAACCGCCAATGTTGTCTTAGCCCACGGGTATGGAATCAATATGGGCGTAACCGTAGATACCCATGTTAAACGCCTCAGTCAACGCCTCGGCCTCACCAAAGCGACAGAACCAATCAAAATTGAACGGGATTTAATGCGCCTCCTGCCCCAACCGGACTGGGAAAACTGGTCAATTCGGTTGATTTATCACGGTCGTGCCATCTGTAATGCCCGCAAACCCCTCTGTGAGCAATGTGATTTAGCTGATCTCTGTCCCACCGCCCCCAAACCCCAACCACCCCGCTTTGAACCGCCCCCACCCGGCCCCAACCCCAGAAAAATTACCGATGACTCCTGA
- a CDS encoding ester cyclase: protein MAEHENLLRANTSLVLGFYRAFDERKIDQAIALLSANFTAHLAGIPETLGLPEFQAFGLSFYTAFTQGEHTFTEIVTTEDRVITSGTFCTLHSGPFQGLPATHQRVSIEVMHIDRLENGKIAEHWGQGHALGLLQQLGLIIVPGPKFVSQVIKHKTSNIFSPK from the coding sequence ATGGCAGAGCATGAAAACCTCCTTAGGGCTAATACATCTCTAGTATTGGGGTTCTATCGCGCTTTTGATGAACGCAAGATTGATCAGGCTATCGCCCTTCTTTCTGCCAACTTCACGGCCCACCTTGCTGGAATACCGGAGACATTGGGCCTGCCAGAGTTTCAAGCATTTGGACTCTCTTTTTACACTGCATTTACCCAAGGGGAGCATACCTTTACGGAAATTGTCACAACTGAAGACCGAGTCATTACATCTGGAACCTTTTGTACCCTCCACTCTGGCCCGTTTCAGGGATTACCAGCAACTCACCAGCGAGTCAGTATCGAAGTCATGCACATTGATCGTCTCGAAAATGGCAAAATTGCTGAACATTGGGGACAAGGCCATGCGTTGGGACTATTACAGCAACTAGGATTAATAATCGTACCAGGGCCAAAGTTTGTCTCTCAAGTTATAAAACATAAAACCAGTAACATATTCTCTCCCAAATAA
- the ald gene encoding alanine dehydrogenase has product MNIGLPKEIKDQEFRVGLSPAAVQALQERGHQVFVESGAGLGSGFRDADYQAVGAKIVATAAQAWDEEMVIKVKEPLASEYQFLTLPKILFTYLHLAANRDLTETLLKTDLTAIAYETVERERGGQISFPLLTPMSMIAGRLAVQFGARFLERSQGGRGILLSGLPGVQPGQVVILGGGVVGTEAARIAVGCGANVTIFDVNVERLCYLETLFGARVNYLYSTSNALAQVIPTADLLIGAVLIPGQRPPCLVSRGLVQQMIPGSVIVDVAVDQGGCIETLRPTSHSQPTYVEAGVVHYGVPNMPGAVPRTATQALTNSTLPFVLKLADLGIEACDQDRGLGLGINVQNHRLIHPALHKEFPDLL; this is encoded by the coding sequence ATGAATATCGGTTTACCCAAAGAAATCAAAGACCAGGAATTCCGAGTTGGCTTAAGTCCGGCAGCGGTGCAAGCGTTACAGGAGCGGGGGCATCAGGTCTTTGTGGAATCGGGGGCCGGCCTGGGGTCAGGGTTTAGGGATGCAGATTATCAAGCGGTTGGCGCTAAGATTGTGGCCACCGCGGCCCAGGCCTGGGATGAGGAGATGGTCATTAAGGTCAAAGAACCCCTGGCTAGTGAGTATCAGTTTTTAACACTTCCCAAGATTTTGTTTACCTACTTACACTTAGCCGCTAATCGAGACCTAACTGAAACCCTCTTAAAGACGGATTTAACTGCCATTGCCTATGAAACGGTGGAACGGGAGCGGGGTGGCCAAATCAGTTTTCCCCTCTTAACCCCGATGAGCATGATTGCTGGACGATTGGCGGTGCAGTTTGGGGCCCGGTTTTTAGAGCGTTCTCAAGGGGGGCGGGGGATATTACTCAGTGGCTTACCCGGTGTCCAACCTGGCCAGGTGGTGATCTTGGGCGGTGGGGTCGTGGGGACTGAGGCGGCCCGGATTGCGGTCGGTTGTGGGGCCAATGTGACGATTTTTGATGTCAATGTTGAGCGGCTGTGTTATCTGGAAACCCTGTTTGGTGCCCGGGTAAATTATCTCTACAGCACCTCCAATGCCCTCGCCCAAGTGATTCCCACGGCTGATTTACTGATTGGGGCAGTGTTGATTCCCGGCCAGCGACCGCCTTGTTTAGTCTCGCGGGGCCTGGTACAGCAGATGATTCCAGGATCGGTGATTGTGGATGTGGCAGTGGATCAGGGGGGCTGTATTGAAACACTCCGACCAACATCCCACTCTCAACCCACCTATGTAGAAGCAGGGGTCGTTCACTATGGTGTGCCGAATATGCCCGGAGCCGTTCCCCGCACTGCCACCCAGGCCTTGACCAATAGCACCTTACCCTTTGTGTTGAAATTAGCGGATCTCGGGATCGAAGCCTGTGATCAAGATCGGGGCCTGGGCCTGGGTATCAATGTCCAAAATCACCGCCTTATCCACCCTGCCCTCCATAAAGAGTTTCCGGATCTCCTTTGA
- the rsmA gene encoding 16S rRNA (adenine(1518)-N(6)/adenine(1519)-N(6))-dimethyltransferase RsmA: MVRPQKRFGQHWLQSSRVLGKILQAADLAPQDHVLEIGPGTGVLTRPLLDQAGQVTSVEVDREAHQALTTTLTHPNWHLILADFLKLDLAGLPDPKPNKVVANIPYNITGPILIKLLGTISQPQTQPFQSLVLLIQAEVASRILASPADKAYGALSLRVQYLAKPEKICHVPPTAFFPPPKVDSTVIRLTPQPPLIPCDCPPLLDELIQLGFATRRKMLINTLKGRVEREVLLNAFQDLNISAQTRAENLDLKTWIQFSNWLDQAGLESVLSD, encoded by the coding sequence ATGGTGCGGCCGCAAAAGCGGTTTGGGCAGCATTGGTTACAGAGTTCGCGGGTTTTGGGCAAAATTCTCCAGGCCGCGGATCTTGCCCCCCAGGATCATGTCTTGGAAATTGGCCCAGGCACAGGGGTATTAACGCGACCGCTTTTAGACCAGGCCGGGCAAGTCACCAGTGTGGAAGTGGATCGGGAGGCGCACCAGGCCCTAACCACAACGCTCACTCACCCGAACTGGCATCTAATTCTGGCAGATTTCCTCAAGTTAGATTTAGCGGGCCTACCTGACCCCAAGCCGAATAAAGTCGTCGCCAATATTCCCTACAACATCACCGGGCCAATTTTAATCAAGCTCTTGGGAACGATTAGCCAACCCCAGACCCAGCCCTTTCAATCCCTCGTTTTACTGATCCAGGCCGAGGTCGCCAGCCGCATTTTAGCCAGTCCGGCCGATAAAGCCTATGGAGCCTTGTCCTTACGGGTGCAATATTTAGCCAAGCCCGAGAAAATTTGTCATGTGCCCCCAACGGCTTTTTTTCCACCCCCCAAAGTAGATTCCACCGTCATTCGCCTCACTCCCCAGCCCCCGCTGATTCCCTGTGATTGCCCCCCACTATTAGATGAGTTGATTCAACTGGGCTTTGCCACCCGCCGAAAAATGTTGATCAATACCCTCAAGGGCCGGGTGGAGCGGGAGGTTCTCCTCAACGCCTTTCAAGACTTAAATATTTCTGCCCAAACTAGAGCCGAAAATCTAGACTTAAAAACTTGGATTCAATTCAGCAATTGGTTAGATCAAGCTGGCCTGGAATCAGTCCTCTCAGACTAG
- a CDS encoding 4-hydroxybenzoate solanesyltransferase, producing the protein MLDTSPAPTKPSSTWAAIFKLLRWDKPAGRLILMIPALWAAVLASRGLPPLGLVLIIVIGTFATSGAGCVVNDLWDRDIDPHVQRTKQRPLASRRLSVLVGLVVAAVAFGLAWGVALYLNPLSFWLAVAAVPVIIGYPLAKRVFPVPQLVLSLAWGFAVLISWAAVTGTLEIATGLLWAAVVAWTMGFDTVYALADREDDRRLGINSSALFFGSQAPNAIAGFYGLTVLFLGILGWTRGLGWGFGLTLAIATYFWLKQYLQLRYPQLPAQRYGEFFSENVWIGFLLLAGMFSACALA; encoded by the coding sequence GTGCTGGATACTTCCCCGGCCCCAACAAAACCCTCTTCCACTTGGGCGGCAATATTTAAGCTTTTGCGTTGGGATAAACCCGCCGGCCGCTTGATTTTGATGATTCCGGCTCTATGGGCAGCTGTGTTGGCCAGTCGAGGCTTACCGCCCCTGGGTTTAGTTCTCATTATTGTGATTGGAACTTTTGCCACCAGTGGGGCCGGTTGTGTGGTCAATGATCTTTGGGATCGGGATATAGACCCCCATGTGCAACGGACAAAACAACGGCCCTTGGCAAGTCGGCGGCTTTCGGTTTTGGTTGGTCTGGTTGTGGCGGCGGTGGCCTTCGGGCTGGCCTGGGGGGTGGCTTTGTATTTAAATCCCCTCAGTTTTTGGTTGGCGGTGGCAGCTGTGCCGGTGATTATTGGTTATCCCCTCGCCAAACGGGTTTTCCCTGTCCCCCAATTAGTGTTGTCTTTGGCCTGGGGGTTTGCCGTCTTGATCAGTTGGGCGGCGGTGACGGGGACTTTAGAAATTGCCACGGGTTTACTGTGGGCGGCGGTCGTGGCCTGGACGATGGGTTTTGACACGGTCTATGCCTTGGCGGATCGGGAAGATGATCGGCGCTTGGGTATTAACAGCAGTGCTTTGTTCTTTGGCTCCCAGGCCCCCAATGCGATTGCTGGATTTTATGGCTTGACCGTCCTATTTTTAGGCATCTTGGGTTGGACAAGGGGCCTGGGCTGGGGGTTTGGGCTAACTTTGGCGATTGCTACTTATTTTTGGCTCAAGCAATATCTGCAATTGCGCTACCCCCAATTACCTGCCCAACGCTATGGGGAGTTCTTTAGTGAAAATGTCTGGATTGGCTTTCTACTCTTGGCGGGAATGTTCTCAGCCTGTGCCTTGGCCTAA